One Candidatus Eisenbacteria bacterium genomic window, CAGGTGATTGGGTCGAGATTGAGATCGACAGCCGGCATGACCGGCGTACCGGTTTTTCCTTCACCACCAGTCTCTCAGGGACCCGTGGTGATGAGTTCATTTCCAAAGATGGAAGCGATTGGGACGCTGATTGGAATCCCGTATGGACGGCGAGAACCGCGGTCGACGAACAGGGCTGGACGGCCGAAGTCAAAATACCTCTGAGCCAGTTGCGGTACTCCAACGAAGAAGAACAGGTTTGGGGGATTCAGGTCATGCGGCGCCTCTTTAGGAAAGAAGAGAGGTCGACCTGGCAGCCCGTCTCTCAAGATGATCCGGGTTGGGTGAGTCTGTTCGGAGAATTGCACGGGATTAAAGGTCTGCACCCGCCGCGCCGGATTGAACTGCTTCCCTACGCCATGCTGAATCACGAACGCTATGAAGAAGAAGCCCCTAATCCCTATGCCACAGGAAGCGATGAGGATTACGATTTGGGATTGGACGGCAAGATCGGCGTAACAAATGATCTCACGTTCGATTTTACAATTAATCCTGACTTTGGCCAGGTTGAAGCCGATCCCTCCGAAGTCAACCTCACCGAGTTTGAAACCTACTTCAGCGAGAAACGCCCCTTCTTTATCGAGGGAAGCAATATCTACAATTTCCAAATCGCCCCGGCCATTACAGGTGGATCGTTCACAAGCGATAATCTTTTTTACTCCCGCCGTATCGGACGACAACCTCACGGCCGCCCGGCATTGATCGATAATGAATACGCCGATCTCCCGGACAACGCCACCATTTGGGGAGCGGGAAAGCTCTCCGGCAAGACGACGGGTGGATTGTCCATCGGTATCATGGAGGCTGTCACTGCGGAAGAACGCGCGGAGATCTCGGGGGTCGGCGGCAAGCGCAAGGAGAGTGTTGAACCTCTGACAAATTATTTTGTCGGGAGGCTCGAACAAGATCTCAGGGAAGGAGCGACCACCTTCGGCGCGATGCTGACGGCGACGCATCGAGACATTTCCAACCACGAGCTTTTCTATCTTCATGATGCCGCTTATGGAGGCGGCCTGGATTTGACACATAAATGGAATGATCGCTCCTACTACATCAGCGCGACCGCTCTCTTCAGCCGTGTCAGCGGGGATGAATCGGCGGTCTATTACGACCAAGTCTCTTCGGCAAGGTACTATCAGCGGCCCGATGCCGATTATGTTTCACTGGACACGACCCGGACATCTCTTGCGGGGCACGCTGGATCTATTCGTCTTGGGAAGCGGAGTCAAGAACATTTCCGTTTTGAAACAGGTGCGGCTTGGCGTTCCCCGGGGTTCGAAATCAACGATCTTGGGTATATGCGCTCGGCGGACGAATTCAATCAGTTTACATGGATTGGCTATCATTTTAATGATCCATTTTCAATATTCCGAAGATTGAGTTTCAATGGGAATCAATGGACGAACTTCGACTTCGGCGGATCAAACACATCGAACAGCTTTAATGTAAACTCTAGTATGACATTTAAGAGCAACTGGAGCGCCTATGCAGGATTGACATGGACTCCCGATTATATTTCGAATACCGCACTAAGAGGAGGGCCCTCGTCAAAATGGCCGGGTGAATTGTCTTATAGCTTCAACGTGAGTTCCGACAGCCGCCGCAGAATCGATTCCGCCCTGGGGGCGAACGGCGACAGGGGCGGCGACGATTATTACTCCCGCCACCAGGTCTGGGCTGATCTGAATATCCGGCCCACGGATGCCGTCAGTATAGGCATCAGTCCTTCGATGACAAAGATTGACAATGAATTGCAATATATCGATCTGGCCTCCTTCAATGGCGATAGCCGCTATATCTTCGGTAAAATGATTCGAAAGACGGCCGCCATGACACTCCGGATTGACTACTGCCTGACCCCCTCGCTGACCATTCAATTCTATGGGCAACCGTTTATTTCAACCGGCGAGTTCAGCGACCTCAAACGGATAACCGATCCCCGGGCGGATAAATACACGGATCGCTACCACACCTTTATCGA contains:
- a CDS encoding carbohydrate binding family 9 domain-containing protein, whose product is MKRSQAALHLFLTLLMILAAVPLRADEKRVCTTRRIDAESPVIDGRIDEPVWDTVEWSGGFRQHSPYFDKDPHQETEFKILYDDEALYVAFRAWDTEPDEMTCRLARRDWFPGDWVEIEIDSRHDRRTGFSFTTSLSGTRGDEFISKDGSDWDADWNPVWTARTAVDEQGWTAEVKIPLSQLRYSNEEEQVWGIQVMRRLFRKEERSTWQPVSQDDPGWVSLFGELHGIKGLHPPRRIELLPYAMLNHERYEEEAPNPYATGSDEDYDLGLDGKIGVTNDLTFDFTINPDFGQVEADPSEVNLTEFETYFSEKRPFFIEGSNIYNFQIAPAITGGSFTSDNLFYSRRIGRQPHGRPALIDNEYADLPDNATIWGAGKLSGKTTGGLSIGIMEAVTAEERAEISGVGGKRKESVEPLTNYFVGRLEQDLREGATTFGAMLTATHRDISNHELFYLHDAAYGGGLDLTHKWNDRSYYISATALFSRVSGDESAVYYDQVSSARYYQRPDADYVSLDTTRTSLAGHAGSIRLGKRSQEHFRFETGAAWRSPGFEINDLGYMRSADEFNQFTWIGYHFNDPFSIFRRLSFNGNQWTNFDFGGSNTSNSFNVNSSMTFKSNWSAYAGLTWTPDYISNTALRGGPSSKWPGELSYSFNVSSDSRRRIDSALGANGDRGGDDYYSRHQVWADLNIRPTDAVSIGISPSMTKIDNELQYIDLASFNGDSRYIFGKMIRKTAAMTLRIDYCLTPSLTIQFYGQPFISTGEFSDLKRITDPRADKYTDRYHTFIDGVEITRSNGGNFSVDEDQDSRTDYTLGNPDFSFKEFNSNLVLRWEFRPGSTLYLVWNQGRSTSDSNGDFSLGGDTKDLFNVHPRNIFLFKISRWFSL